In Mangifera indica cultivar Alphonso chromosome 1, CATAS_Mindica_2.1, whole genome shotgun sequence, a single genomic region encodes these proteins:
- the LOC123219203 gene encoding WEB family protein At3g02930, chloroplastic-like: MKSIEELLKETKERLEATEEERDRVVDELQEMKRLAQDANMMLSEKQMSSRKVADLYTEINLLNESLTEELTIKEKYIELLKAELGKEKRELQEKLVEKDASLVELRRSLSKLKSSEAHTITLLSESKKRFQELQKELEKGKESEKKMVDSFAAQTKQLEQTKIVLEESKLEIDSLRKKFKKQLSSRNGGGLNASQDGLEDSKGTSDILKFELLSPRENERVSSLKVKNLLQELSILKNDLKLATEAEETNKKAMDDLALALKEVTSESIQVKEKLAKTQAELADAKAEAEQMKLKLKSMEGEHKAQLDGLKKEAELHKNTIDRLRAEAEESLLAWSGKESCFVGCIRRAEDERDLAREENLKLLESLRISENMTKAAKQENGRLRDVLKQALNEANVAKEAAGIAREENSQLKDALQEKEEALDFVNRENENLKMNEAAALESIKELKRLLCEASAKDDKEQSQKLKKQNSMDKEQNKDGKTLLEVFGINLKELKIPTKQGEEISNKDVDYKNDSSVPNLNLDKVDDPLLGSIFDIFTPGSAVHRRKNSSAFTDEGVFSDNQGDNIDGTHGDDLEGDKNTRKKKALIRKFGDLLMRRGYHKKEPSSSEMKKEPQNQ; encoded by the coding sequence ATGAAGTCTATTGAGGAGCTGTTGAAGGAGACGAAGGAGCGATTGGAAGCTACAGAAGAAGAACGAGATCGAGTTGTCGATGAGCTTCAAGAGATGAAAAGGTTGGCTCAAGATGCCAACATGATGCTTAGTGAAAAACAAATGTCCTCCAGGAAGGTTGCAGATTTGTATACGGAAATCAATTTGTTAAATGAATCATTGACTGAAGAATTGacaatcaaagaaaaatatattgaacTGTTGAAAGCTGAACTTGggaaggaaaaaagagaattGCAGGAGAAATTGGTTGAGAAAGATGCCTCGCTGGTTGAATTAAGAAGGTCATTGAGTAAATTGAAATCGTCTGAGGCTCATACCATTACTTTGTTATCTGAGAGTAAGAAAAGGTTTCAGGAATTGCAGAAGGAGCTCGAAAAAGGGAAGGAATCAGAAAAAAAGATGGTTGATTCCTTTGCTGCACAAACCAAACAGCTTGAACAAACAAAAATTGTGCTTGAAGAATCAAAGCTTGAAATAGACTCTCTTCGCAAGAAGTTCAAAAAACAGCTTTCATCCAGGAATGGAGGAGGTCTTAATGCATCTCAAGATGGGCTTGAGGATTCGAAAGGAACATCAGATATTCTCAAGTTTGAGCTTCTATCACCAAGAGAGAACGAAAGAGTTTCGTCGTTAAAGGTCAAAAATCTACTTCAGGAGCTGAGCATATTGAAGAATGATCTGAAGTTGGCTACGGAGGCAGAAGAGACCAACAAGAAGGCTATGGATGATTTAGCATTAGCCCTAAAAGAAGTCACTTCAGAGTCTATCCAGGTGAAGGAAAAACTCGCTAAAACACAAGCTGAGCTTGCAGACGCAAAAGCGGAGGCTGAACAAATGAAGTTGAAGCTGAAAAGCATGGAGGGCGAGCACAAAGCTCAATTGGACGGGCTGAAGAAAGAAGCTGAGCTCCACAAAAACACAATAGATAGATTGAGAGCGGAAGCTGAAGAGTCCCTTTTGGCATGGAGTGGGAAAGAAAGTTGCTTTGTGGGTTGTATCAGAAGAGCAGAAGATGAAAGGGACCTTGCACGAGAAGAGAATCTTAAACTGCTTGAGTCCCTTAGAATATCCGAGAACATGACCAAGGCGGCAAAGCAAGAGAATGGCCGATTGCGCGATGTACTAAAACAGGCCTTAAATGAAGCTAATGTTGCAAAAGAAGCAGCTGGGATCGCAAGAGAAGAAAACTCTCAGCTTAAAGATGCCTTGCAGGAGAAGGAAGAAGCCTTAGATTTTGTAAACAGAGAGAATGAGAACCTGAAAATGAATGAAGCCGCAGCTCTGGAAAGTATCAAGGAGTTGAAGCGCTTGCTTTGTGAAGCATCAGCAAAAGATGATAAAGAGCAAAGTCAGaagttaaagaaacaaaattcaatgGATAAGGAGCAAAATAAAGATGGCAAAACATTGCTGGAGGTTTTTGGTATCAATCTAAAGGAGCTGAAAATCCCGACTAAACAGGGAgaagaaatttcaaataaagaTGTAGATTACAAAAATGACAGTTCAGTTCCGAACCTTAACCTTGATAAGGTTGACGACCCTCTTTTAGgctcaatatttgatatatttacaCCAGGATCAGCAGTCCATCGTCGCAAAAATTCTTCAGCTTTTACAGATGAAGGTGTATTTTCAGATAATCAGGGTGACAATATAGATGGAACACATGGTGATGATTTGGAGGGAGataaaaacacaagaaaaaagaaGGCTTTGATTCGGAAATTTGGAGACTTGTTAATGAGACGAGGTTATCACAAAAAAGAACCATCATCATCAGAAATGAAAAAAGAACCACAAAACCAATAA